A segment of the Candidatus Marinarcus aquaticus genome:
TGATTTTAAAAAATTTGAAAAATATTCCAAGCCGGGACCAAGATATACCTCTTATCCAACGGCACCGAACTTCTCTGAAGAGTTTAATCAAGAAGATTTAAAACGATATTATGCTTCTCAAAGTGATGACAGAGCACTCTCTTTATATATACATATACCTTTTTGTCGAAGTGCCTGTTATTTTTGTGGATGTAATGTTATTTTTACGTCAAAAGAGGATAAAAAAGTTCAATATATTCGTTATTTGAAAAAAGAGCTTCAAATCCTTAAAAAGCATTTGAATACTGCACGGGAAGTAACTCAAATGCACTTTGGTGGGGGAACACCCACTTTCTTAAGTCCCAAGCAACTTAAAGAGGTTATTGATGCCATTAAAGAGGTATTCCCAAATTTCAGCAGTGATGCTGAGATTTCATGTGAAGTAGACCCACGATTTTTTACCAAAGAGCACATGCAGGTTTTAAAAAATGGTGGCTGTAACCGATTGAGTTTTGGTGTACAAGACTTAAATGAGCAAGTACAAAAAGAGATTCACCGGATTCAACCTTTTGAAACCACACAAAATGTAATGAATATTGCACGAGAAGCTGGGATAAATTCCGTTAATATTGATTTGATTTATGGGTTACCGTATCAAACCAAAGAGAGTTTTAAAACCACACTGGAACAAATTATTACACTTAATCCTGATCGATTGGCTGTTTTTAACTATGCACACGTACCTTGGTTGATGAAAACTATGAGAAAGTTTGATGAAACCACGTTTGCTCCTCCAAGTGAGAAATTGGAAATTTTAAAACTCACCATTGACTTTTTTATAAATCATGGATACAACATGGTGGGGATGGACCACTTTGCTAAACCCAAAGATGAACTTTTTAAAGCGATTGAAAAAGGTGAACTTCATAGAAACTTCCAAGGATATACAACCAAAGGAGGAGCCGACCTCATTGGTATTGGTGTAACCTCTATTGGAAATGGTGTGGATTATTATGCACAAAACTTTAAAGATTTAAAAACGTATGAAGAAGCCATTGATAATGAGGAGTTACCTGTATTTAAAGGATATGAACTCACACAAGATGACCAAATTCGACAATTTGTTATTATGGAGCTTATGAGTAACTTCTCATTAAATATTCCAAGAGTAGAAGAGAAGTTTGATATCAACTTCAATGAATACTTTAAAGAAGATCTTCCTTTATTAAATGAGTTTATTGAAGCCCAATTAGTGACAATAAGCAGTGAAAAAATCAGTGTTTCTCCAACAGGAACGATGCTCATACGTAATATATGTATGCCATTTGATGCTTATTTAAAACAGATACCAGAGAATAAACGAAGATTCAGTAAGACGATATAACATGGAAAAATTCAACTATACAAAAATCAGTGATGATTGTGTAAAATGCGGTAAATGTAAACCCGTTTGTACTATTTTTAATATCAATCAAGATGAAGCAACCTCTCCTAGAGGATTTATTGACCTTTTAGGGGCATATGAAAGAAATGAACTTGATTTGGATATGACTGCCAAAGATATTTTTGAGAGCTGCTTTTTATGTACCAATTGCGTGGAGGCCTGTCCAAATGACTTGCCTACAGATATGGTGATTGAGCAAGTTCGTGCAGACATAGCTAAGAAGTATGGTATTGCTTGGTATAAAAAGCTTTTCTTCTTCTTATTAAGACACCGAAAAATCATGGACTTGATGTCAAGATTGGGATACGTGTTTCAAACATGTGGGCTGAAAATCAATGATAAAAACCAAAGTGCAACTCCACGTTTCTCTTTACCCATTGTAAAAAAAGATCGAGCATTGCCTTATGCGGATGCTGTCTCATTTTTAAATAAATACCCTGAAAACTTACAGTTTGCACCTAAAGAGCAACCAAGCGAGAAGAAAGTTGCTATTTTTATTGGATGTATGGGAAACTATGCTTTTACTAAAATTGGGGATTCACTGGTTAAAATTTTAAAGAATTTAGAGATTGATGCCATTATTCCTAAAAAACAGCTGTGTTGTGGGGCTCCTGCATATTTTACTGGGGACTTTGATACGGTTGATTATTTGGTTAAAGCCAACATCAAATATTTTGAAACTTTTATTGATGATGTGGATGCGATTATTATTCCTGAAGCAACCTGCAGTGCCATGATTAACATTGACTGGGTACACTTTTTACATGACCAACCCAACTGGAAAAAAAGAGCTGAAAAAATAGCGCCTAAAGTTAAAATGGCAACACAATGGCTTGAAAATAATACAAAACTCAAAGAGTTATTGGCTTCAAAAGGTCAAAATGTAACCGATATCGTTACTTATCATGACCCATGCCATGCTAAAAAAATGCAAGGTATTTATAAAGAGCCACGAAACTTGCTTTCTCAAAACTATAAAATCGATGAGATGAGTGATCCAAATCGATGTTGTGGTTTTGGTGGGGTTACTATGCAAACAGAAAAGTATGAGTATGCAAAAGCTGCAGGAGCTCCAAAAGCTGCTATGATTGCACAAACGGGTGCAAATGTAGTTAGTGCAGAGTGCAGTGCTTGTCGAATGCAAATCACGAACTCTTTACATCAAGCTAAAAATGAGAACGTGGTCTTTAAAAACCCAATTGAGCTTATTGCTGATATGTTGGATGACTAGTCATGCAGTATTGGCAAGATATTTACGCACATTTTGACCCTGTTGCATTTCACATTGGCTCTATTGCCGTTCATTGGTATGGAATCATGTACGCTGCAGCACTTCTAAGTGCCATATTTGTTGCTAAATGGATTATAAAAAAAGACAATCTTCCTATTAAATCAGATCTATTTGACAGCTATATTTGGTGGGCTGAAATCGGCGTTATTTTAGGGGCACGTTTAGGATATATTCTTTTTTATGACCCACACACAAGCTACTACTTAACGCATCCTTGGCAAATCTTTAATCCTTATATTGATGGCATGTATGCAGGTATTTCAGGTATGAGTTACCATGGAGCTTTTATTGGATTTATCATTGCTTCTTATTTATTCAGTAAAAGAAAAAAAGTCTCTTTTTGGTTTTTAGCTGATATTGCTGTATTGGGTGTAAGTGCTGGGTACGTTCTTGGTCGTATAGGTAACTTCTTTAATCAAGAGCTTGTAGGGCGTGTTACAGATGTTACTTGGGCCATTGATGTTAATGGAGTGCTTCGGCACCCTTCACAGCTCTATGAAGCACTTTTAGAGGGTGTTTTTGTCTTTATTGTTCTGTTTCTTTACAGAAAGAAAAAGAGATTTGATGGAGAGATTGCCATTTTATATGGTATTTTGTACTCTATTACACGAATCATTGCAGAGTTCTTCAGGGAGCCAGATATCCAACTGGGGTTCTTATATGGAGGATGGTTAACAATGGGAATGTTAATCTCTTTTGCATCACTTGTTTTAACGCTGGTAGCTTTGATTTATGTGCGAAGAAGAGTAAAGATTAACTCTTAGGGGTTCTCAGCTCTTCTATCGTTTTTTCATGTACTTCAATCACCTCTTGTAAGTTGGCAATTTTATTTCTGTATTCATCCACATACGCTTGCAGTGTTGTAATACCATCTTGAGATTTTTTCAGTTTAATTGCTTGAGCATCACTTTTTTTCTTCAAAAAGACAGCTTGTTCATATGATTTACGACCAGTAGTGAGTGCTTTTTCCATCTTTTCTTGGAAGATTTTCTTCTCTTTATCAGTTGTATCTATGAACTCTTTATACTCTTTTTCTAAAAATGCAAGCTGTTTTTTACTTTGATCGGCTTTAATACGTTGTCGTTTGAGCTCTTCTTCAAGCTCTTGCACATATTTAGAGTATTTTTCCTCTTTTTTGATCATCTCTTGTTTGGCTTTTAAAATTACCTCCCTGGCTTTATTATTGATCTCTTCTTGTGCGGTTTTATTGGTATTGACTTTGTCAAGTTTTTGGGAGACAATAAACTTTTTAAGTTTTTGTTTCTCCTCTTCAATATCTGTGATGATAAAACCACTGCTGAGATATTTTACAATTTCGCCGTTTGAGTCAACCATCGGCACAATAATGATTTTTACATAGTACGTTTGTTTGTCTTTGGTCAGGTTTTTAAGCTTACCAAACCAAACTTTGCCACTTTTAAGGTTTTCCCACATTTTTTTATAAATCGCACTGCTGGTATCTGGGTCTCGAAGAAGTCGATGCGTTTTGCCAATAAGCTCCTCTTTTGTAAAACCTGTGACATCACAGAATCGTTTATTGACATATGTAATCACCCCATCTAAATCAGTTTCTGAGACGATATTGAGCTTATCTAAGATGTATTTGAACTGCTCAAGCTCTTTTTGTTGATTTTGGATGAGTCTGTTTTTATGTTCTACACTGATTACTTCAGCAAGAATCTTTAAAAAAGTACCTTCTTGAAAAGGTTTTAGAACCATATTGGCTACTTTGAGTTTAATGGCTTCCATGAGTATATTGGTGTCTTGTAAAGATGAAGCA
Coding sequences within it:
- a CDS encoding (Fe-S)-binding protein — its product is MEKFNYTKISDDCVKCGKCKPVCTIFNINQDEATSPRGFIDLLGAYERNELDLDMTAKDIFESCFLCTNCVEACPNDLPTDMVIEQVRADIAKKYGIAWYKKLFFFLLRHRKIMDLMSRLGYVFQTCGLKINDKNQSATPRFSLPIVKKDRALPYADAVSFLNKYPENLQFAPKEQPSEKKVAIFIGCMGNYAFTKIGDSLVKILKNLEIDAIIPKKQLCCGAPAYFTGDFDTVDYLVKANIKYFETFIDDVDAIIIPEATCSAMINIDWVHFLHDQPNWKKRAEKIAPKVKMATQWLENNTKLKELLASKGQNVTDIVTYHDPCHAKKMQGIYKEPRNLLSQNYKIDEMSDPNRCCGFGGVTMQTEKYEYAKAAGAPKAAMIAQTGANVVSAECSACRMQITNSLHQAKNENVVFKNPIELIADMLDD
- the lgt gene encoding prolipoprotein diacylglyceryl transferase translates to MQYWQDIYAHFDPVAFHIGSIAVHWYGIMYAAALLSAIFVAKWIIKKDNLPIKSDLFDSYIWWAEIGVILGARLGYILFYDPHTSYYLTHPWQIFNPYIDGMYAGISGMSYHGAFIGFIIASYLFSKRKKVSFWFLADIAVLGVSAGYVLGRIGNFFNQELVGRVTDVTWAIDVNGVLRHPSQLYEALLEGVFVFIVLFLYRKKKRFDGEIAILYGILYSITRIIAEFFREPDIQLGFLYGGWLTMGMLISFASLVLTLVALIYVRRRVKINS
- the hemN gene encoding oxygen-independent coproporphyrinogen III oxidase — its product is MIDFKKFEKYSKPGPRYTSYPTAPNFSEEFNQEDLKRYYASQSDDRALSLYIHIPFCRSACYFCGCNVIFTSKEDKKVQYIRYLKKELQILKKHLNTAREVTQMHFGGGTPTFLSPKQLKEVIDAIKEVFPNFSSDAEISCEVDPRFFTKEHMQVLKNGGCNRLSFGVQDLNEQVQKEIHRIQPFETTQNVMNIAREAGINSVNIDLIYGLPYQTKESFKTTLEQIITLNPDRLAVFNYAHVPWLMKTMRKFDETTFAPPSEKLEILKLTIDFFINHGYNMVGMDHFAKPKDELFKAIEKGELHRNFQGYTTKGGADLIGIGVTSIGNGVDYYAQNFKDLKTYEEAIDNEELPVFKGYELTQDDQIRQFVIMELMSNFSLNIPRVEEKFDINFNEYFKEDLPLLNEFIEAQLVTISSEKISVSPTGTMLIRNICMPFDAYLKQIPENKRRFSKTI
- a CDS encoding PAS domain S-box protein, whose protein sequence is MNNVDLDFSILNQSDVLYIQDNEDNEETITLLQQHFQSVTSLNITDDAFKHYKTHKEILDLIIVDLTSIDSKGIEVMKLIRSHNDWNTPFIIASSLQDTNILMEAIKLKVANMVLKPFQEGTFLKILAEVISVEHKNRLIQNQQKELEQFKYILDKLNIVSETDLDGVITYVNKRFCDVTGFTKEELIGKTHRLLRDPDTSSAIYKKMWENLKSGKVWFGKLKNLTKDKQTYYVKIIIVPMVDSNGEIVKYLSSGFIITDIEEEKQKLKKFIVSQKLDKVNTNKTAQEEINNKAREVILKAKQEMIKKEEKYSKYVQELEEELKRQRIKADQSKKQLAFLEKEYKEFIDTTDKEKKIFQEKMEKALTTGRKSYEQAVFLKKKSDAQAIKLKKSQDGITTLQAYVDEYRNKIANLQEVIEVHEKTIEELRTPKS